The following coding sequences lie in one Acidobacteriota bacterium genomic window:
- a CDS encoding response regulator: MVVEDDLTLRLTLTELFRLQGFAVVTARDGDEGYLQAVAHQPDLIITDLQMPVLDGIELARLIRREHGKLSEIPIIALSGNLGEFNLPDKLGAGIDRFVDKSVFDSKSLMESVNSLLGIKNLAVTASVSNLSQ, from the coding sequence ATGGTCGTGGAAGATGATCTGACTCTACGACTCACCCTGACAGAATTGTTTCGTTTACAAGGTTTTGCCGTTGTCACCGCTCGTGACGGCGATGAAGGTTATCTGCAAGCAGTCGCACATCAACCGGATTTGATTATTACTGACCTGCAAATGCCTGTTTTGGATGGAATTGAACTTGCTCGCCTGATCCGCCGCGAACATGGAAAACTCAGCGAAATTCCCATCATCGCCTTAAGCGGCAATCTGGGAGAGTTTAACTTACCGGATAAGCTGGGAGCTGGCATTGACCGATTTGTAGACAAATCGGTGTTTGACAGCAAAAGTTTAATGGAATCAGTCAACTCTCTGCTCGGAATAAAAAATCTTGCAGTTACAGCGTCCGTCAGCAATTTGAGCCAGTAA
- the yjjX gene encoding inosine/xanthosine triphosphatase, with protein MPLNSCFAVGSENPVKINCVAEAVVAFWPEARAVGVNTDSGVSAQPDSDHEMFIGALNRARQALEKTPDAEFGVGLEGGTLDSEEGMWAYAWIVVVDRRGRVGKGQSGRFLLPEPVADLVRQGIELGEADDRFFGRSNSKQKDGAIGILSDGVVTRLDLYKPAVIFALLPFVHPEFYQPRKD; from the coding sequence ATGCCATTGAACTCATGTTTTGCCGTTGGTTCTGAAAACCCTGTCAAAATCAATTGTGTTGCCGAAGCGGTTGTCGCGTTCTGGCCGGAAGCGCGTGCGGTTGGTGTCAACACCGATTCCGGCGTCAGCGCGCAACCAGATTCCGATCACGAAATGTTCATCGGTGCGCTCAATCGCGCGCGGCAGGCCTTGGAAAAAACTCCTGACGCGGAATTCGGCGTAGGGTTGGAAGGTGGAACGCTGGATTCTGAAGAAGGAATGTGGGCTTATGCCTGGATTGTCGTTGTGGATCGGCGAGGCCGTGTCGGTAAAGGTCAATCCGGTCGGTTTTTGTTGCCGGAACCTGTTGCTGATTTGGTTCGACAGGGAATTGAGCTTGGCGAAGCCGATGATCGGTTTTTTGGCCGCTCGAACTCAAAGCAAAAAGATGGCGCGATTGGGATTTTATCGGACGGCGTGGTTACAAGACTGGATTTGTATAAGCCCGCTGTGATTTTTGCATTGTTACCCTTCGTTCATCCTGAGTTTTATCAGCCACGTAAAGACTGA
- a CDS encoding aminotransferase class III-fold pyridoxal phosphate-dependent enzyme, which translates to MTLLNHAPRFAAESASQLAYELYGIRSTAAPLPSERDQNFLLPTEPGDKFVLKIANATENRAMLEAQQQAMTLIAEQSSFCPRIMPSLTGDTIIEVRAENSNHFAWLITYLEGVPLGSVNRHSDDLLRELGRCLGQVDRALAEFDHPAIHRDFHWDLANGLREVRKFQPLILENDVRQLVGKLADEFERETSPLLPHLRRSAIHNDANDYNVLVGGGNDLYSRNQRVVGLVDFGDMVFSYTIGDLAIAIAYAILDKSDPLAAATQIVAGYQAENPLTEAELSALFGLVKLRLCVSVCMAAHQQRQRPDDEYLTISQQPIRSTLPRLAAIHPRFAETAFRHACGLKKEFRVPPLGGSLGDQIQPPKGGTLNFSSVIDADLRTEPLIVFDLSVSSPLLSGDAEENSEPKLTKRLFGLMKSAGVTVGVGRYDEARMLYVTPLFAADTRTGEARTVHLGIDLFVESGSAVYAPLAGEVHSFHNNNAPLDYGPVIILKHKTDAKEFFTLYGHLSEDSLEGLYVGQPIAAGQRIASIGAPPTNGNWTPHLHFQIITDLLDLGYDFPGVCRASERELWREFSPDPNLILGIPADRFPPIEPSKSETLIRRRRRIGRNLSIGYRNPVKVVRGWRQYLFDETGRQYLDAYNNVPHVGHCHPRIIEAACKQMAVLNTNTRYLHDAINRYAEELCATLPENLSVCFFINSASEANELALRLARAHTLQKDLIVLEAAYHGHTTGLIDISPYKHGGPGGNGAPDWVHTVPIPDGYRGVFKYDDPQSGDKYASHVRDVIERLKANGKGLAGFIAETCPSVGGQIFLPSGYLASVYAAVRSAGGVCIADEVQTGLGRIGTDFWAFQAHGVAPDIVVMGKPIGNGHPIGAVVTTPEIADSFNNGMEFFSTFGGNPVSCAVGLEVLHVVREENLQEHALRIGNRMLEALHPFVDRFPLVGDVRGSGLFLGVELVRDRVTLEPAAEETSFVANRMRDHGILLGTDGPHHNVIKIRPPMPFDEANADFLVNTMADILARDFQ; encoded by the coding sequence ATGACCTTGCTCAACCACGCTCCGCGCTTTGCTGCTGAATCGGCAAGCCAACTTGCTTACGAACTTTATGGCATCCGCTCGACGGCTGCGCCGTTGCCGAGTGAGCGCGATCAGAATTTTCTGCTCCCCACGGAGCCCGGCGACAAGTTTGTCCTCAAAATCGCCAACGCAACCGAAAATCGCGCCATGCTGGAAGCGCAGCAACAAGCGATGACGCTGATCGCTGAACAATCGTCTTTTTGCCCACGCATCATGCCGTCCTTGACCGGCGACACCATCATCGAAGTTCGAGCCGAAAATTCCAATCACTTTGCATGGTTGATCACCTACCTCGAAGGCGTTCCGCTCGGCAGCGTTAACCGACATTCGGACGATTTGCTGCGTGAACTTGGCCGTTGCCTGGGACAGGTTGACCGCGCCCTGGCTGAATTCGATCACCCCGCCATTCATCGCGACTTTCATTGGGATTTGGCCAACGGGCTGCGCGAAGTTCGCAAATTCCAGCCGCTGATTTTGGAAAACGATGTGCGGCAACTGGTCGGCAAACTGGCCGACGAATTCGAGCGCGAAACCTCGCCGTTGTTGCCCCATCTCCGCCGCAGTGCGATCCACAACGACGCAAACGATTACAACGTGTTAGTCGGCGGAGGCAACGATCTGTACTCGCGAAATCAGCGCGTGGTCGGCTTGGTGGATTTTGGGGATATGGTTTTCAGCTATACGATTGGCGATTTGGCCATCGCAATTGCTTACGCGATTTTGGACAAATCCGATCCGCTTGCCGCAGCCACACAAATCGTCGCAGGCTATCAAGCTGAAAATCCATTGACGGAAGCTGAACTCAGCGCGCTATTTGGCCTGGTCAAACTGCGGTTATGCGTCAGCGTTTGCATGGCCGCTCACCAACAACGGCAACGCCCCGATGATGAATACCTGACAATCAGCCAGCAACCGATTCGTTCGACGCTGCCGCGACTGGCGGCAATTCATCCGCGCTTTGCCGAAACTGCTTTCCGCCACGCCTGCGGCTTGAAAAAAGAGTTCAGAGTACCGCCTTTAGGCGGCAGTCTCGGCGATCAAATTCAACCGCCTAAAGGCGGAACTCTGAACTTCTCTTCCGTGATTGATGCCGATCTCAGAACTGAACCTTTGATTGTTTTTGATCTCAGCGTCAGCAGTCCCCTGCTCAGTGGCGATGCTGAAGAAAACTCCGAACCGAAATTGACCAAGCGGCTGTTTGGTTTGATGAAATCCGCTGGCGTCACCGTTGGCGTTGGGCGTTACGACGAAGCGCGCATGCTGTACGTCACGCCACTGTTTGCCGCCGATACGCGCACCGGCGAAGCGCGAACCGTGCATCTGGGAATTGATCTTTTTGTCGAATCAGGCTCGGCGGTTTATGCGCCGCTGGCGGGTGAAGTCCATTCGTTTCACAACAACAATGCGCCGCTGGATTATGGGCCCGTCATCATCCTGAAACACAAAACTGATGCGAAGGAATTTTTCACGCTTTATGGCCATCTCAGCGAAGACTCGTTGGAAGGTTTGTATGTTGGCCAACCGATCGCCGCTGGCCAGCGAATCGCTTCGATTGGTGCGCCGCCGACCAATGGAAACTGGACGCCGCACCTGCACTTTCAAATCATCACCGATTTACTGGATTTGGGTTATGACTTTCCCGGAGTTTGCCGCGCCAGCGAGCGCGAACTCTGGCGTGAGTTTTCGCCTGATCCGAATTTGATTCTGGGCATTCCCGCCGACCGCTTTCCACCGATAGAACCCAGCAAATCCGAAACGCTCATCCGTCGTCGCCGACGCATTGGCCGCAACCTAAGCATTGGATACCGCAATCCGGTCAAAGTCGTTCGTGGTTGGCGACAGTATTTGTTCGATGAAACCGGCAGGCAATATCTGGACGCATACAACAACGTCCCGCATGTGGGCCATTGCCATCCGCGAATCATCGAAGCTGCGTGCAAACAGATGGCCGTGCTCAACACCAACACGCGTTATTTGCACGACGCCATCAACCGCTACGCTGAAGAATTATGCGCCACACTGCCGGAAAATTTGAGCGTTTGCTTTTTCATCAATTCCGCCAGCGAAGCGAATGAACTGGCCCTGCGGTTAGCCCGCGCGCATACGCTGCAGAAGGACCTGATCGTACTGGAAGCCGCGTACCACGGCCACACGACCGGTTTGATTGACATCAGCCCGTACAAACACGGTGGCCCCGGCGGCAACGGAGCCCCTGACTGGGTTCATACCGTGCCGATTCCGGATGGCTATCGTGGGGTGTTCAAATACGACGATCCGCAATCGGGCGACAAGTATGCATCTCACGTTCGCGATGTGATCGAACGATTGAAGGCAAATGGTAAAGGTTTGGCGGGCTTCATTGCCGAAACCTGTCCCAGCGTCGGCGGGCAAATTTTTCTGCCTTCAGGCTATCTGGCTTCTGTTTATGCAGCGGTGCGCTCGGCTGGCGGAGTTTGCATCGCCGATGAAGTGCAAACTGGCCTGGGGCGCATCGGCACGGATTTTTGGGCGTTTCAGGCGCACGGCGTTGCGCCGGACATTGTCGTGATGGGTAAACCCATCGGCAACGGGCATCCGATTGGCGCTGTGGTGACAACGCCGGAAATTGCCGACTCGTTCAACAACGGCATGGAGTTTTTCAGCACCTTCGGCGGCAATCCGGTTTCGTGCGCGGTCGGTTTGGAAGTGCTGCATGTCGTCCGGGAAGAAAACCTTCAAGAGCACGCCTTGCGCATCGGCAATCGAATGCTCGAAGCCTTGCACCCATTTGTGGATCGCTTTCCGCTGGTTGGCGATGTGCGCGGCTCCGGATTATTTTTGGGCGTGGAATTGGTGCGCGACCGGGTGACGTTGGAACCTGCGGCGGAAGAGACTTCTTTCGTCGCCAACCGAATGCGCGACCACGGGATTTTGCTTGGCACGGACGGCCCGCATCATAACGTCATCAAAATTCGCCCGCCGATGCCATTTGACGAAGCCAATGCGGATTTTCTGGTAAACACGATGGCTGATATCTTGGCGCGAGATTTTCAATAA
- a CDS encoding FAD-dependent oxidoreductase, translated as MADDDVIILGGGPAGMSSLLWCSSLGLRAVLLEQAAELGGQLLHMFHRVIDYPGLLPENGRDLRDRFQAQLDELQLQYRLGCQLQDINLSKRTLVCNGESLASRAIIIATGARKRRLEIPGEDRFAIRGGVSFSATRDHSLYAGKNVCVIGGGDSAVENSLILSRVCPQVTLVHRSGNFRARSEWLQEAQQTANIKFLTGFNAKAIEGGEHVERLVIEDVRTGKPKVLETEGVFVRVGIAPNTEAFSGQIELNEAGYIVADRHQRTSLEWVYVAGDVCNPVCLSVATAVGHGAVAAKDIAERLRRQF; from the coding sequence ATGGCGGATGACGATGTGATCATTTTGGGTGGTGGCCCGGCAGGTATGAGTTCCTTGCTGTGGTGCAGTTCGTTGGGGTTGCGCGCCGTGCTGCTGGAGCAAGCAGCGGAACTCGGCGGGCAGTTGCTGCACATGTTTCATCGCGTCATTGACTATCCGGGCTTGCTACCGGAAAACGGGCGCGATTTGCGCGATCGGTTTCAAGCTCAGTTGGATGAATTGCAGTTGCAGTACCGGCTCGGCTGTCAGTTGCAGGACATCAATCTCAGCAAGCGAACTTTGGTTTGCAACGGCGAATCGTTGGCAAGTCGGGCAATCATCATTGCCACCGGAGCGCGAAAACGCAGGCTGGAAATTCCCGGCGAAGATCGTTTTGCCATTCGCGGCGGCGTCAGTTTTTCGGCTACACGGGATCACAGTTTGTACGCGGGCAAAAACGTTTGCGTTATCGGCGGCGGAGATTCGGCGGTGGAAAACAGTTTGATACTGTCGCGCGTCTGCCCGCAGGTGACATTGGTGCATCGCTCAGGCAACTTTCGCGCGCGCAGCGAATGGCTTCAAGAAGCGCAACAAACTGCGAACATCAAGTTTCTAACCGGGTTCAACGCGAAAGCAATCGAAGGCGGCGAGCACGTCGAGCGATTGGTGATCGAAGATGTTCGTACCGGCAAGCCGAAAGTTCTTGAGACGGAGGGCGTCTTCGTTCGCGTTGGCATTGCGCCGAACACAGAAGCGTTTTCCGGGCAAATCGAGTTAAATGAAGCCGGTTATATCGTCGCCGATCGCCACCAGCGCACTTCGCTGGAATGGGTGTATGTCGCAGGCGATGTTTGCAATCCGGTGTGTTTGAGCGTGGCAACGGCCGTTGGCCACGGAGCCGTCGCCGCTAAAGACATTGCGGAACGGTTACGCCGTCAGTTTTGA
- a CDS encoding bifunctional 3-(3-hydroxy-phenyl)propionate/3-hydroxycinnamic acid hydroxylase, translated as MEIYNSDVVVIGCGPTGVVLANLLGQLGCKVIVIEREHYIYPFPRAAHIDEETQRNFQATGLMPQLSQHMAPFGYIDVVDEKGTVLAEDKVHIASNLHGYFGSCYFDQPAFERILRDGVSRYPQVQLLTGVEAETVEDRGDGVTVIARRTDDGASLVVNASWLVGCDGGQSRIRDKFGVQMDSFAQKRRWLIVDTLLKDMADAALLPNRFRYVLNPDRLTIFANGIGPNRRWEFQLTDGETVPDTANVLRWVAPFIDPQRLDVTRIVSYTHNSLVAKSWRIGNVFLAGDAAHMMPPSAGQGMCSGVRDAMNLAWKLAAVISDRAKAELLDTYGEERRPHYIQLLKGALFLSERLQAHNAFERWWRKLSLQILNKAPRLRSLFRRLTLRRPPLRSGFIAKSARLAGRHLPQVEVHWNGGKALLDDVLGYRFALLVKPETLSGPVVEWAARKNISIWQFGKDFVEPHGTLARWMREEGLDFVLVRPDRYVFGAGAMSEFTQMQASFDAWWN; from the coding sequence ATGGAAATTTATAACAGTGATGTCGTTGTGATTGGTTGCGGCCCAACCGGCGTCGTTTTGGCGAACCTGCTCGGTCAACTTGGTTGCAAGGTGATTGTGATCGAACGCGAACACTACATTTATCCATTTCCGCGAGCGGCGCACATCGACGAAGAAACGCAGCGAAACTTTCAGGCGACGGGATTGATGCCTCAATTGTCTCAGCACATGGCCCCCTTTGGCTACATTGATGTGGTGGACGAAAAGGGGACCGTGCTGGCCGAAGACAAAGTCCATATCGCCAGCAACCTGCATGGATATTTTGGTTCATGTTATTTCGACCAACCCGCCTTCGAGCGGATTTTGCGCGATGGAGTATCGCGGTATCCGCAGGTTCAGTTACTGACGGGCGTCGAGGCAGAAACTGTCGAAGACAGGGGCGACGGTGTTACGGTGATTGCGCGGCGCACAGATGATGGGGCTTCGCTGGTCGTGAATGCATCATGGTTGGTGGGGTGCGATGGAGGGCAAAGTCGGATTCGCGATAAGTTTGGCGTGCAGATGGATTCTTTCGCGCAAAAGCGCCGTTGGTTGATTGTGGACACGCTGCTGAAAGACATGGCCGATGCCGCCTTGCTACCGAATCGGTTCCGGTACGTGCTGAACCCTGACCGGTTGACGATCTTTGCCAACGGCATAGGCCCCAATCGCCGCTGGGAATTTCAATTGACCGATGGTGAAACAGTCCCGGACACGGCCAATGTGCTCCGCTGGGTAGCGCCATTTATTGATCCGCAACGGTTGGATGTCACGCGTATTGTTTCGTATACGCATAATTCGCTGGTGGCCAAATCCTGGCGCATTGGGAATGTCTTTCTGGCGGGCGACGCAGCGCACATGATGCCGCCTTCGGCTGGGCAAGGAATGTGTTCCGGTGTGCGCGATGCAATGAACCTGGCTTGGAAATTGGCGGCTGTAATTTCGGACCGAGCCAAAGCGGAACTGTTGGACACTTATGGCGAGGAACGACGGCCGCATTACATTCAATTGCTGAAAGGCGCTTTGTTTCTCAGCGAACGGTTGCAGGCTCACAACGCGTTCGAGCGCTGGTGGAGAAAGTTGTCGCTTCAAATTTTGAACAAAGCGCCGCGTTTGCGATCCCTCTTTCGCCGCCTGACGTTGCGTCGTCCGCCGCTGAGATCCGGTTTTATTGCGAAATCTGCGCGGCTGGCCGGGCGGCACCTGCCTCAAGTAGAAGTGCATTGGAATGGCGGCAAAGCCTTGCTGGACGATGTATTGGGGTATCGGTTTGCCTTGTTGGTGAAACCTGAAACGCTATCTGGACCTGTTGTCGAGTGGGCAGCCAGAAAAAACATCAGCATCTGGCAGTTCGGAAAAGATTTTGTCGAACCCCATGGAACGTTGGCGCGATGGATGCGCGAAGAGGGTTTGGATTTCGTTCTGGTGCGACCGGATCGGTACGTGTTTGGCGCTGGCGCAATGAGCGAGTTTACGCAAATGCAAGCGAGCTTTGACGCCTGGTGGAATTAG